CAGTGGTGGGGGAATTCCTGCCTGTCCGacctctccccattcccaggggctgcaggggctgctggcagggccccCCACCCCGACGCTGCCCCACAAGCGCGGCCCCGGCGCCGCGGAGCCGCTCGGAGCGGCGCTGGTGCTGAGTCACCGCGGGCCCCTCGGAGCCAcccgcggggcccggccggCCCGGGAGAGCGAGCGGGCCCGGGGAGGGCTCGGGGGCGGCTGCGGGGAGAGGGGGTGCGGGGcgagaggggctgtggggagcgGGATGTGTGGGACCAGGGGAGCGGGTCGGGGCAAGGAGGGATGTGCGGGGCGGTGAAGGGGtgcggggcggggagggggcgtgCGGGAGGGGAtgcggggcggggagggggtgTGCTGGGCGTCAGGCGCTACGGCCGGCGGGCCCCGGCGCTGCTGAGCGAGAGAAATGTGAGGCGGCTGCACCACTGCGGCGGCActgcgggcggcggcgggagcgcgcagcagcgcccgcgccgccggGCCCCGGGAACGGCGGGCACGGAGCCGCCGCTGCCTGCCCGCTGCTGCCCGCCGCTGCCTGCACCTGCCCAGGGGCACAGCGGGGCCTGGCATCAGCCCCCCGCagcccgcgccgccgcccggggGTGTTGCATCAGCCCCGCGCCCAGCCGGGCTCCgcggccgggggcggcggggggagcCGGGGCAGGGCACGAAGGAGCCCCCGGAGCGGCAGCGGCCGTACCTGCCGGCTCCCCCGGCCGCCGGTCCCCGCCGAGCATCCGGAGCCCCCCGGCGCCtccagccccggcccctgcGACCGGTCCCCTCCCCGCGCGGCCGCGGCCGGagccggcggcggggccgggggcggccggCCAGGACCAGCCCGGTGGAGCCGCGCCTCGGAGCCGCCAGCATCCCCGGGGAACCGCGCCTGGCCGGGCCAGCGCCGCATCCCGCTGCCTTTCAGATAACCTCCGCCGCTCGGGCCTGCGGAGCCGCACCGGGCACCGAGCGGGGGCTGGAGCGGGACCCCCGCCCGGGGCCAGCGCAGGTAagggcgggcagggccgggggaGTCACCCCGCGGGCGTGCGGGAGCgcacgtgtgtgtgtgcggGAGCGCCGTGTGCTGCGAGCGTGGGGCACGGAGCGTGGGGCCGGGGACTGCGGTGGGAGGCTGCGGAGGGGAGGATGCTGGGGAGGGCTGTGCCACCCCCGGAGTGATGGGgtgcggggcgcggcgggggctGTATCACCCCCGGAGTGAAGGGGATGGCGGGGGCTGTATCACCCCCGGAGTGACGGGGATGGCGGGGGCTGTGTCGCCCCAGGGGCGCTGGGGGTGCGGGTGCCGCGCCAGGGCTGTGCGTGAAGGGGTGTGACAGAAGGAGCGTGGGAACGCGGTGACAGTGCGTGGCACTGCTGACCACCCGAATCGCTGTGCTCGTGGGCGCTGCGGGTGAGTGTCTGtgtgagagctgcaggcagagccccggggctgctgctgtgtgcgGGAGGGGGGGGAATATATGCTGCTTGCGGGACTCGAGGTGCAGGATATGGGGTGCAGGATGCGGGGTGCAGGATATGGGGTGCAGGGTGCGGGGTGCAGGGTGCGGGCCCGCGGGGGGGAATGAAAGAGGCGAGGCctccctctgcagggcaggatgctTGCGGgaccccagtgctgccagggcaTGGCCCCCgggacagccctgctggggctgggcagggatcCAGACCCCCCCCAGCCCTCGGGCACCCGGGGCTGAACCCCGCGGCCTCGCTCCATCCccaagggctgctgctgctgctgctgtaagCAGATGGCCCCCTCGGGCCCCCTCCGCTAGGCACGGCAGCGCCCGCCGGGAGAGGCATCCCTCTAACAGGATTCGCAGCGTGATGGAGGAGAGCGCCTTCGCCCTTCTCGGAGGAGAGCCGGGCTGGCgcaggggctgctgagggagAAAATGGCCTCGGGCAGGCTGCCTGCCTCCCATCCCCTGCCCGCTAACGTGGTCTGTCCTCTCCATCAGCCCCgggacaagggcagggagctgggaagggggggAGAGGAAGCTGGAGGGAGGGATAATAGCAGGGACGGATCAGGAGCAAGCGATGGAGGTAAAAATAGATCCACTGAGCAGAGGAGGGGCTAAACGTGAGAGAAAACCCTGAGCAGAGGCAGGTCGGTGGAGGAACCCCTTCGGGAggggccctgcagcccaggggggctcagggggaccTGCCCTCCCACCCTCAGGGCAGAGGGGGTCCCGGCATGCCACGCTCGGGGCCGCCGTGGGGATGCCTTGGGGGAGATACCTGCGTGCTCCCGCTTccgcagccccagcacagggcgGATGCACAGGGCCCGGAGGGCACGGCTGCCAAATTGCCGGGATGCAGGCGGGCAGCGTCCCCAGGGAGCGCTGGCAGCCGGTAGATCCATGGAGAGCCTTGGATCCAACCCCCTCTCCCTTTTCATTTCCAGCGAGCACGAAActgagctggggacagaggtACCAGGGACCGAGGGGACAAGGTGTGTGCTGTCCTGGCCGCAGCCAAGGTGAGCTGCCCTCTGGCACGGGATGTGCCCCgagcccctgccctgtgggaGCTGCCGGTGACTGCAAGTGGGAGAGCCGGGAAGTCAGAGCAAAGGAATTTGCAAACACATTCTTCAGCGCCACGAGGATCCCACTGCATGTAAACAGGAACAGAGGCCGGCCTGGGGCGAAGTGAGAGCTGCCTCCAGTTCTGCAAGGTCCCCCCTGGactcacctgccctgggcagtgcccagcaccgCCATCCCCAAATTAACGCTCTGACTGCAGCTGATCTGCCCTGGGAAGTGGCAGCGAAGGCgaagagcagggctgctgagtgACTGCCAATGTCACGTTAACATCCCGGGAGGCTGCGGGGAGCCAGCGCTTTGATCAGCCGCCCAAGCGCATCTCGAGGCAGGCAGGATGGCACCGTGAGCCCGCCCTGCCTTCTCCTGCCCGCCCCAGCCGCGCTCCTGGCACCTCGGGGCTGGCTGCACAAGAGGGGCGCGGGGTCCGCTGCCGCTGGCCCGTCTCCCCAGGATGCTCTCCCGCACCAGCcgctgctccctgtgctcctgctccgCGGCCAGAGCGAGATTGAAAGCTCAGCAGGCCGCCAGCATGTTTTAGCCTCATGCAGGCGTCCCTCGGAGACCCCAGAGCAGTGGACAGTAATGTGAAAACGATACTCATGTCGTGTCTGAAAGGGCAACAGGTCATCATCAAAATGGAGGCGATGAAGATCATCCACCCGGAGAAGTTCTCGGAGCTTCAGGGGCCGCAGCCGCGCTacgcgcccgccccgcgccgggAGCCGCCGCTCGTGGCCAAGCGCGCGTGGCCCTCCGAGTCCGAGATCATCGTGAACCAGGCGTGCGGGGACATCCCCGCCCTGGACACGGCCCCcgcgccgctgccgctgccccgGACTCCGCCCCTGccgcggcgggagcgcggctACCCGGGCCAGCGCAAGGGCAGCTCCGAGGTCTGCTACCACCGGCAGCCGCCGTCGGACGAGGTGATCGTCAACCAGTACGTGCTGCACCCCTCGACGCCCTGCGAGCCCCTGGAGTGCCCCACGTGCGGCCACATGTACAACTTCACCAACAAGCGGCCCCGCATCCTCTCCTGCCTGCACTCGGTGTGCGAGGAGTGCCTGCAGATCCTCTACGAGTCCTGCCCCAAGTACAAGTTCATCTCCTGCCCCACCT
This genomic stretch from Ammospiza caudacuta isolate bAmmCau1 chromosome 21, bAmmCau1.pri, whole genome shotgun sequence harbors:
- the RNF208 gene encoding RING finger protein 208; its protein translation is MQASLGDPRAVDSNVKTILMSCLKGQQVIIKMEAMKIIHPEKFSELQGPQPRYAPAPRREPPLVAKRAWPSESEIIVNQACGDIPALDTAPAPLPLPRTPPLPRRERGYPGQRKGSSEVCYHRQPPSDEVIVNQYVLHPSTPCEPLECPTCGHMYNFTNKRPRILSCLHSVCEECLQILYESCPKYKFISCPTCKRETVLFTDYGLAALAVNTSILNRLPAEALAANPVQWSSDTDRSCYQTFRQYCGAACTCHIRNPLSSCTIM